DNA from Cottoperca gobio chromosome 4, fCotGob3.1, whole genome shotgun sequence:
gcaaacccggccaccaggcgctcgctgtcgggccctccctctgggcctggctccagacgggggccccgggcttcctccgggcagggtctctcctttcctttccctttctttcagtCGTTCACAAATGATGTGACTGTCAATCAAAACCACATGAATTGGACTAGATGCATAGCAAAGTGATGCAAGTTCATCACCACTAACAGATGTTAGGCCGCCAGCTacttaaaaaaaggaataagGAGTGTTCTTGAAGTTAAGGAGTGTATTTATTGTCATACAGAAATCACAGAGAAAGATATCTCAACACCTGAGCATCAACACTATGTGTATGGATAGATACCACAAGGGGTAAGTGAGAAAGCTTTCGTATCTTTACAGAATTGGGTGAATTTGATAAAAGCTCTTCTGATAAGGGAATGCTTTAAACTGATATGAAAACACCAttgcaacagaaacacaatgGAGCTGGAATACAACAATGTTAAGTCATGTCAAGGcaactacattttatttaaatagcctATATGACAAATCatacatttccctcaggaggCATTACAATATGTAAGACCCCCTCTGACCTTGGACCCTTGATTCGGATAAGAAAAAAATTCctcaaaataaacattaaatggGGAAATAATGGAAGAAATCTCAGAAAGAGCAACTCTCCCACTCTCCCACTCTCCCTGTACGAAAAGACAAGCAATAGATGTGTGTATCTATACACCTTACATAAACCTGCTTGTTGGTTGTCTGTAAGACAATGCTGAGGGGCGTACAATCCTACTCACCATTTTAAACGACTTGTTGCTGGCTGTCAACTGATTTCAAAACAACAGCGTCACTTTGAAATATATAATACTTCTGACattaatgacttatttccaagaagTACGTTATTGCCATTAGGTTGTTTACGTGGTTTACAACAAACAACATGTCATTCTTATCGGAAGAGCGTGAATAGCTGATGACGCCGCTgtgaagtgaaatgaaaaggGAAGTGAAAGTTAACGCAGTTGGTTTGGACATAAACCAAAAACAGCGAAGATCAAATAGAAAGCAAGGTTTAAAGTTGCTTGACAAGTGAAGGTAAGGCTAACTTTGTTACACATCCTTGAAAAAGTAAGGAAAACAGTCGTGTGATTTCGACAGCTAGTTCAGCTAGCTAACTTTCGTTACCGAGCTAGCTTGAGTGTTGTCTACATACTTAATAATAGGCTTATTGTTAATGTAGTGACGCCTGTatatgtcgtgtgtgtgtgtgtgtgtgtgtgtgtgtgtgtgtgtgtgtgtgtgtgtgtgtgtgtgtgtgtgtgtgtgtgtgtgtgtgtgtctctttctttaCAGTACCCCGCTCATCACCATGACGTCAACAAACTACATGTACTTCATTATAACAAAAAAACCTGAATACCCGACACACATCAATGCTGGCCAAATATGCTACATCAGTAAATACGATTTCAAGATCAAATCATCAGTCGGCAGTAAATCTCGTTCTTGCAGAAAGTTGCCCGTCACCCTGTGCTCAGTTAAATTGTCAGAGTATGAAATAGAGGAGAGTTCTATGGAAGGGCTGAGTTACGAGGaagtggagctgctgcaggccCTGTATGAAGACGAAGAgaggctgaagtggttcagagAGCGAGAAACTCTTCAAACAGCACTGGGACTCACGAAAGGTACCACTGTGACTGTGAACGAAGGAGGACAGAAGCTTAGAGGCATCGTTCGCTACATTGGAGCAATTGAAGAGTCTCTTCCCTTTCCAGGAAAGTTCTTTGGCATTGAGCTGCAGGTGGGACTTTAAAATAGTTTGTGCAACCAAATTAGAATATATtaattttctttccttctttcccctACTGGAATCTCCCCATGCATATAGTTTTGGCTCAGGTTTTGAGATATGCATCTCTGATATTTCTGCTCCTTTAGAATATGTTTGAAAACGCATTGATCAAGCAATAATTAAAGCCAAACATCTGCATTGATAGCACCTCTATGGGTTGTTGTTTGGGTGAACTGAGCCTTTGGATAAATGTGTTatcaataacattaaaatgtacagATTAATTTATAGAGGTATTGAGTTAAAAATGTAAGTGACTTTCATTAAGGGGTGCTGCTATGCTTCTTTCCCTCCAGGGAGAAGACAGGGGGAAGGGGAAAACGGATGGCGGATTCAAATACACATCCTTCTTCTCCTGTACGGCCGATTGTGGCATTTTTGCTCCATTCTCCAGAGTCAGGCCTGTGGTTCCCAGCTCCTTGTCAGCCTCCGTGGCCAAGTCCTCCTCACAGTCCGAAACAGTAGAGCTAACCCCGGGGGATAGAGTCACTTACCTCGTCCATGATAAATATCGGCATGGAATGGTGTTGTTTGTGCTGGAAAAATCTGTTCGTATCTCCACGGTATGTAAAATGTCTGGGGGATTTCTGTTTAAAATGGCcgaaaaattattattataaataaattatgtcTTAAAATGCAGCCATTCTTTGGTGCTCTACTCCtctgatgaataaaacatatcaGTCAGTCATGCAGACTAATTCCTAATATATGACCAACTTGCTTTTTTATTCATAACTTTGtttagtgtgtttttgtctctttttggcaaatgaattacactcatttgtgtgtatttacacaatattatcatttgtgtattaatatgatatcaatatatataaaaagttcCTGCCTGTACAGTAGCTGTTCTGGTTCTTTGTACGTACTGTAGAAGGCGATGCTTCTAATAAACTGTCACCATTTGCAGGCTCCTGCTCATCCTTGAGTTCTCTACCACACCTTCAGAATTACACTTAGATTCATCACTTCCTTCAGTACAAAGTTAGCAGTTTGAAGTGCATTTataatttgcctttttttgctgttttcagGACACAGATGAGAATGGACAGAGAGGGGGCGAAGTTGAAGTTCCACTGTATTTGGTGGAAAAGGTGGAGGTGCCGACAGGTTTGAGCAACTCTTTACATGATGAAGTATGAAACTTTCACCCACATTTGTAAGACTTCTGACAAAAATATTTTCGTCACTGCAGAGCGCGAGACCTTGGATGTCGATATACCCCCGGTGGAACCAGGTACTGATGATCTGTACTTGGATCTCAGCGTGAACTCTATGGTGGAGGTGACCTTGGCTACAGGCAATTCATATGGATTCATCCGCTGGATCGGCAATCTGCCTGATCGGCAGGAAATCATGGCTGGACTAGAGCTGGTAATATTTATACCGACATGTTATGGTGgagattaaaatgtaattgaaatatgtaaatatgcacAATTATTGGAACTCATCTTTTGTTGAAAAAAGTCTCCTTGTTGTGCTGTTGATTCACTTTCTGTtacaggtttttatttttatttatttttttgaagtTCTTCTAAACCATTGAAAATGCTTTTCATGTTATTTTTCGTTTTGATTTAATCTTGGGTGTCATGAaattcttcttctgtgtatCCGTCTCCAGGAGGAAGACAATGGAGTGAGTGATGGTTCCTTCAAAGGAACGCGTTTCTTCAGTTGTCCCGCCAAGAGAGCTCTGTTTGTGAAGCTTCTGTCCTGCCGCCCTGACTCACGATTTCAGAGCGCATCAGCCGATCGCAGCGAGAGGATGCCAAAAGAGGAAGACACAGGTTAGCAGGGAACTGATAAACTGATTTCTGTACAGTTTTGAGCAACTCCTTGTTCGTCAGTGCCCCCTTGTGGACACAGTGGGGCTGTAGGCAGCAGAGTGACGGATAGTTTAGAAAAATCCAACTGGCGTTTTGTTTTCAGTCCCGTTTAACTGCAAGATTTTGATAGTtttttagtttatatttatttgattttaattttgtaaaaatattttctaatagtattaaactttatttgttttgcagctttCATACAAAAATGCTGCTTAAATGTCTTCACAATAAAGTGACACAGACAGAATATACATAAGAACAGGGATAGAATGGTAATTATAATTagtggaaataaaacacacttgaTAAAATAAGATCAGAAATAAGATTAAATAGAATGCATAAcataagataaaaaataaaacccactaaataataataattatgttaaaATTAGTACTGATATTTGTAGCATCAACATACACTTAAGTGTGAAGGCAGTGGTGGACACAGACCTTTGGCAATGCAGTATATAcgatacagaacacacacattgtgttgtTATTGTATATCTAATAACTGTACGAGAGGCAGAACTGCAGGAGCATTCATCCCCAGCTGCACATGCATGTTGTGTAAAGTGTTGTGTACCAACTGATGCATGTTTGTTACTTCAGAGAGTGAGCACAGTGCAGGGAAGCTGGAGACTGTCCCCCCCATCAGCACAGAGCGGGTTGATCAGATTCTGATTGGACCAATGAAAGGGATCCAAGGCCACTGCAACTCCTGCTACATGGATGCTGCCCTCTTCAGGTCGGTGaacatatgacaataaataatatgCATTTTAAGGTCTTGATAGGAAAtcctgctgttttctttttttatcccaTTTACTATAAAAACAGGGTTCGTACAAAGTcttgaaagtttggaaaatgccTAATTTAAATCGTTATGCTTTCAAGGTTAATGATATGCTTCACTTTGAATATACTTCTTGCGAAAATGCTCTTGATTTTCAACATAATCTGGTGTTTCATCTACACTGACTCTCTGCTTATGTAAAGCAAAAATCTTTaataattcaaattcaaacgaCCATCATACCGCCATGTCACCGTTTGTTGCCTCCAGACCCGGACCGGAACTAGTTGAGCATTAATTAATCATGATCAAAACATACAGTCAAAGTCAATATGAACAGCTGGTAAAGTAAACAAAGTGACTATGCATTAATTGctgtttgtataaataaattagcATTTTCCACAATTGTCACAATTTTTGGATGTGACGATTAAGGCGTCAAGAGTCTGGAATATTTTTGTTTAGGTAcgttgaaagtgcttgaatttagctgTACAAACCCTGTACAAATCACATGTGCTTTTCATTACTCTAGAGACCATTTGTCCGAATCAATATGATTTAGACCGCTGTTAATTTCTATACAATATGGAATTCAACTTGCAGGgacttgacattttaaatgagttgaTAGACTGACTCTCTGCTAAGAATACTTTTTGTAAAGGTTATACTGTAGCCAATTTCGTTCAAAAGGATGAATCTGTGTCAAACGTTTGAGTGTGATCGGCTGAGCAGTAGCCCAAGAAATAGAGTCACTTGgaggggcggctgtggctcaggaggttgagtggtcgtccaccacggagggtcggtggttcgatccccagcccgtgcggtccttgggcaagatactgaaccccaaattggtcccgatggccaacggtgtgtgtgtgtgtgtgtgtgtgtgtgtgtgtgtgtgtgtgtgtgtgaatgtgtatcactactgatgagcatGTGGCAcattgtatggtagcctctgactctgtatgaatgtgtctgAACATGTGTTGTGAAGCGCTTTGTGTGAGTGTTCCCCCCCCTGTACTTGATTAGCATTCTCAAGCTAGTTTCagatcttttgtatttttattttttacagcatgataaaaggaaagaagaaactgCCTGTTTGCAATGTGGGAAACTAAATTGAAACCGTGACTATATTTCTAGAACATACTTTAATGCCTCTTGTTTCTGCGTGTGCTTCGCAGCTTGTTTTCCTGCTCCTCCGTGTTGGACTCCATGCTGTTTAAATCGACCGAACCTCAAGATGCCCCGATCCAGAACACACTGCTCCAC
Protein-coding regions in this window:
- the cyldl gene encoding ubiquitin carboxyl-terminal hydrolase CYLD — its product is MTSTNYMYFIITKKPEYPTHINAGQICYISKYDFKIKSSVGSKSRSCRKLPVTLCSVKLSEYEIEESSMEGLSYEEVELLQALYEDEERLKWFRERETLQTALGLTKGTTVTVNEGGQKLRGIVRYIGAIEESLPFPGKFFGIELQGEDRGKGKTDGGFKYTSFFSCTADCGIFAPFSRVRPVVPSSLSASVAKSSSQSETVELTPGDRVTYLVHDKYRHGMVLFVLEKSVRISTDTDENGQRGGEVEVPLYLVEKVEVPTERETLDVDIPPVEPGTDDLYLDLSVNSMVEVTLATGNSYGFIRWIGNLPDRQEIMAGLELEEDNGVSDGSFKGTRFFSCPAKRALFVKLLSCRPDSRFQSASADRSERMPKEEDTESEHSAGKLETVPPISTERVDQILIGPMKGIQGHCNSCYMDAALFSLFSCSSVLDSMLFKSTEPQDAPIQNTLLHDIVNPLRSKGFVEGRHIMKLRQQLKKHGHCHSFTTDEKDPEEFLTVIMHDILALDPLLKLSAAGKVQDSYCYQIFLDQNHSLVLPTVQQLLEHSFHTAGLKLAEVPSCLILQMPRFGKKFKMFDKIIPSLELDITDLLSEGPQQCMLCGNLAEVECTDCFKDPLFGHTGFKIFCKMCSNQVHSHPQRRSHQPAALDIPEGYLASSIPHTLIRDKLELFAVLCIETSHYVSFIKHGPNSQDWIFFDSMADREGETDGFNIPKVHACPEVGTYLEMSPAELANQVPRDMKGVAKRLFCDAYMYLYQSTSMCLYR